A stretch of the Bacteroidota bacterium genome encodes the following:
- a CDS encoding P-II family nitrogen regulator — MKKIEAIIRPFKLDEVKEALIEEGFKGLTITEVRGYGRQKGHKEVYRGSEYRIEFVPKMKIELVVDDDRLETAIDAIIKNAKTGQVGDGKIFISDVADAIRIRTGESGFDAL, encoded by the coding sequence ATGAAAAAAATAGAAGCAATTATACGACCTTTCAAGCTTGACGAAGTAAAAGAAGCCCTCATCGAGGAGGGCTTCAAAGGTCTCACTATCACCGAGGTCCGCGGTTACGGCAGGCAGAAGGGACACAAAGAAGTCTATCGCGGCAGTGAATACAGGATAGAGTTCGTCCCCAAAATGAAAATCGAACTCGTTGTTGATGATGACCGCCTCGAAACTGCCATAGATGCTATCATCAAAAATGCAAAAACCGGACAGGTTGGCGACGGAAAAATATTCATTTCTGATGTTGCTGATGCAATCAGGATAAGAACAGGCGAATCAGGATTTGATGCGCTTTGA